The Tessaracoccus timonensis sequence AGACCGCCTCGCGCAGGGCCTACCCGAGAACGTTGCATTCGTACAGGCCTTCTCCGAAGCCCATCAGCACGTGCTCGAGGCCACCGTCGACGGAGAGCCCTCGGCCTGCACACTGATCACCGCGTACGTACGCACCGGATGGATATCTATCGCCAACATTGGCGATTCGAGGGCATACTGGGTGGCCGACGACGGCACCTGCACGCTGCTCAGCACCGACGATTCGATGGCACAGGCACGCATCATGCTCGGCATGTCGCGCGACGACGCGGAACAAGGAGCCCACGCACACGCCATCACCAAGTGGCTGGGACGTGACGCGTCGAACGTCACTCCATCGGTCACCAACCACGAGCCTGCTACCGCCGGCTGGCTGATCTTATGTACCGATGGGCTGTGGAACTACGCGAGCGCGCCCGAGGCCATGGCCGCGGTGTTCGAAGAATTCCGAGCGCGCAGTGAGCGCCCGAGCGACATTGCTGAGGCGGTCGTCGATTGGGCAAACGCACAAGGTGGGAAAGACAACATCACTGTCACCGTCGCTCGGGTCGACGTTTGACACTGCCCGCTAGTGTGAACAAGGGCATTACTCATTCATGTACAAGGAGCATCATGGAGATCAAGCTCGGCATCGTCCAAGTGGCCAGGGAGATAACGCTCGAAGCGCAGGAATCTGCCGACGAGATCAGCAGCCGCCTGGCGTCGGCCGTCGAGTCGAATGGCATCTTCGAGCTCGCAGACGACAAGGGACGCAAGATTCTCATCCCCGCAGGTCGCGTGGGGTACGTGGAGCTTGGTTCACCCAATGCCAGGCCGGTGGGCTTCGGTCGCGTCTGAGCCGCCCCAAAGCGGGACGCTGATAGGATCAGGTTTCGGGCAGATTGCCCAGGCATGCGCGTCAGCGCACCGCGTTGTTCGAACAAGAGGTTGAACCCTGACTGAGCAGGCAGCACACGACACATTCCTGGATCTCGGCGTCGCCGAGCCCATCGCAGAGGCACTCGCTGCCGAGGGCATCGTCAAGCCATTTCCCATCCAGGCACTCGCCATCCCCCTCGCGTTGGGAGGCACGGATCTGATTGGGCAAGCTCGAACCGGCACCGGCAAGACGCTGGCGTTTGGCACCGTGATGCTGCATCGGCTCGAAGCCCTCGCAGAAGACCACGCACCAACACACGGTAAGCCGCGCGGGCTCG is a genomic window containing:
- a CDS encoding PP2C family serine/threonine-protein phosphatase, whose product is MSKSERAHYTRMPAAWVAGCSDVGLRHTSNQDALCIAVRDVVDDPTALIAVADGVSTAAGSEIASSVAVERCVNVLQDRLAQGLPENVAFVQAFSEAHQHVLEATVDGEPSACTLITAYVRTGWISIANIGDSRAYWVADDGTCTLLSTDDSMAQARIMLGMSRDDAEQGAHAHAITKWLGRDASNVTPSVTNHEPATAGWLILCTDGLWNYASAPEAMAAVFEEFRARSERPSDIAEAVVDWANAQGGKDNITVTVARVDV
- a CDS encoding DUF3107 domain-containing protein, producing MEIKLGIVQVAREITLEAQESADEISSRLASAVESNGIFELADDKGRKILIPAGRVGYVELGSPNARPVGFGRV